In Rhododendron vialii isolate Sample 1 chromosome 9a, ASM3025357v1, the following are encoded in one genomic region:
- the LOC131300776 gene encoding eukaryotic initiation factor 4A-3, giving the protein MAMMAGGSVVVPANRGRGGARGGVVDEDDKLVFETSKGVEPIMSFDDMGIKDDLLRGIYNYGYEKPSAIQQRAVVPIIRGRDVIAQAQSGTGKTSMIALTVCQVVDTQSREVQALILSPTRELATQTEKTILALGNFINIQAHACVGGKSVGEDIRRLESGVHVVSGTPGRVCDMIKRRTLRTRAIKMLVLDESDEMLSRGFKDQIYDVYRYLPPELQVVLISATLPNEILEMTSKFMTDPVRILVKRDELTLEGIKQFFVAVEREEWKFDTLCDLYDTLTITQAVIFCNTKRKVDWLTEKMRSNNFTVSSMHGDMPQKERDAIMQEFRAGDTRVLITTDVWARGLDVQQVSLVINYDLPNNRELYIHRIGRSGRFGRKGVAINFVKNDDIKILRDIEQYYSTQIDEMPMNVADLI; this is encoded by the exons ATGGCGATGATGGCGGGAGGGTCGGTGGTGGTTCCGGCGAACAGGGGGCGGGGCGGCGCAAGGGGAGGGGTGGTGGACGAGGACGATAAGCTCGTCTTCGAGACGAGCAAAGGCGTGGAGCCCATCATGAGCTTCGACGATATGGGGATCAAGGACGacctcctccgcgggatctacAACTACGGCTACGAGAAGCCCTCCGCCATCCAGCAGCGGGCCGTCGTCCCCATCATCAGGGGCCGCGATGTCATCGCCCAGGCCCAGTCCGGCACTGGCAAGACCTCCATGATCGCCCTCACCGTCTGCCAGGTCGTCGACACCCAGTCCAGAGA GGTCCAAGCATTGATATTGTCACCAACACGGGAATTGGCTACTCAAACAGAAAAGACGATATTAGCCCTTGGGAATTTCATTAATATACAGGCCCATGCATGCGTTGGAGGCAAAAGTGTAGGCGAGGATATCAGAAGACTAGAAAGTGGAGTTCATGTGGTGTCTGGAACTCCTGGGAGAGTTTGTGACATGATCAAGCGGAGAACATTGCGGACTAGAGCTATCAAAATGTTGGTTCTT GACGAGTCTGATGAGATGCTAAGCCGAGGTTTTAAGGATCAAATTTATGATGTATACAGATACCTTCCACCAGAGCTTcag GTGGTTTTGATATCTGCTACCCTTCCTAATGAAATTTTGGAGATGACAAGCAAATTTATGACTGATCCTGTTAGGATTCTTGTTAAACGTGATGAGTTGACTCTTGAG GGTATCAAGCAGTTCTTCGTTGCTGTAGAAAGGGAGGAGTGGAAGTTTGATACTTTGTGTGATCTTTATGATACCCTTACTATCACCCAGGCTGTTATTTTCTGCAACACAAAGCGGAAG GTTGATTGGCTAACTGAGAAGATGCGTAGCAACAACTTTACTGTCTCTTCTATGCATGGAGATATGCCCCAGAAGGAGAGAGATGCAATAATGCAAGAGTTCCGGGCTGGTGACACCCGCGTTCTGATCACTACTGATGTTTGGGCTCGAGGGCTGGATGTTCAACAG GTTTCTCTGGTGATTAATtacgaccttccaaacaatCGAGAGCTTTATATCCATCGCATTGGTCGGTCTGGTCGTTTTGGACGCAAG GGTGTTGCAATAAACTTTGTCAAAAACGATGATATCAAGATTCTTAGAGACATTGAGCAGTACTACAGTACCCAGATTGATGAAATGCCAATGAACGTGGCTGATCTGATATAG